The genomic region GGGGGCGGCTCGGCGGACGACGACGGGGGAGTGCCGGCGGCCGTCGTCGACGAGCAGTGGCAGAAGTTTCTGGCCGCGACCGGCCCGGACACCCCGTCGGCCCGGCCGAACCGGGGCGCACTGTCCTGACGCACAGCAGATGCGGCAACAATGGGGGGCATGAGCGACAGCCCCGTCACCCTCGCCGACCCGCACATCGTCTTCGACCCCACCGAAGGACGCCGGGACATCGTCGTCCTCGGCTCGACCGGGTCCATCGGCACCCAGGCCATCGACCTGGTGCTGCGCAACCCCGACCGCTTCCGTGTGACGGCGCTCTCCGCCGCCGGCGGTCGGGTCACCCTGCTCGCCGAACAGGCCCGCCGGCTGCGCGTCCGTACCGTCGCTGTCGCCCGCGAGGACACCGTGCCCGCGCTGCGCGAGGCACTTGAGGCGGAGTACGGCTCCGAACCGCTCCCGGAGATCCTCGCCGGACCCGAGGCCGCCACCGAACTCGCGGCGTCCGACTGCCACACCGTGCTCAACGGCATCACCGGATCGATCGGGCTGGCGCCCACCCTGGCCGCACTCCGGGCGGGCCGTACGCTCGCCCTCGCCAACAAGGAGTCGCTCATCGTCGGCGGCCCGCTGGTGAAGGCACTCGCCAGGCCCGGCCAGATCATCCCGGTCGACTCCGAGCACGCCGCGCTCTTCCAGGCGCTGGCGGCGGGCAAGCGCGCGGACGTCCGCAAGCTGATCGTCACCGCGTCGGGCGGCCCCTTCCGCGGCCGGACGCGGGCCGAGCTGGCGGACGTCACACCCGATGCCGCGCTCGCGCACCCCACCTGGGCAATGGGCCCGGTGATCACGGTGAACTCCGCGACCCTCGTCAACAAGGGTCTTGAGGTCATCGAGGCGCACCTGCTCTACGACGTGCCGTTCGACCGTATCGAGGTCGTCGTGCACCCCCAGTCGTACGTGCACTCCATGGTGGAGTTCACCGACGGCTCGACGCTCGCCCAGGCCACCCCGCCCGACATGAGCGGCCCGATCGCCGTCGGACTCGGCTGGCCGCAGCGGGTCCCGGACGCGGCCCCCGCCTTCGACTGGTCCAAGGCGTCCAGCTGGGAGTTCTTCCCGCTCGACACCGAGGCCTTCCCGTCCGTCGGGCTCGCCCGCCACGTCGGCTCGCTCGGCGGCACGGCCCCCGCGGTCTTCAACGCGGCGAACGAGGAATGCGTCGACGCCTTCCTGGCCGGAAAACTCCCGTTCAACGGGATCATGGACACGGTCACCGCGGTCGTGACCGAGCACGGCGAGCCGCGTACGGGAACTTCTCTCACGGTCGCGGACGTCCTGCATGCGGAGACCTGGGCACGCGCCCGGTCCCGTGAACTCGCCCAGAAGGCCACAGCGGAGGCTCGCGCATGACCACGATTCTGTTGACGGTCATCGGCATCGTCATTTTTGTGTTCGGGCTGCTCTTCTCGATCGCCTGGCACGAACTGGGCCACCTCTCGACGGCCAAGCTCTTCGGCATCCGCGTACCGCAGTACATGGTCGGCTTCGGCCCGACCATCTGGTCGCGGAAGAAGGGCGACACGGAGTACGGGGTCAAGGCGATCCCGGCCGGCGGCTACATCCGCATGATCGGCATGTTCCCGCCGGGCCCGGACGGCCGGATCGAGTCCCGGTCCACGTCCCCCTGGCGCAGCATGGTCGAGGACGCGCGGTCCGCGGCCTTCGAGGAGCTGGAGGAGGGCGACGAGCAGCGGCTCTTCTACACGCGCAAGCCGTGGAAGCGCGTCATCGTGATGTTCGCGGGCCCCTTCATGAACCTGATCCTGGCGGTCGTGATCTTCGTCGGGGTCGCGATGTCCTTCGGTTTCGAGACCCAGACCACCAAGGTGGCGGGCGTCCAGCAGTGCGTCATCTCGCAGAGCGAGAAGCGCCAGACCTGCCAGAAGGGGGACGCGGTCTCACCCGCCAAGGCCGCCGGGCTCAAGGCGGGCGACAAGATCGTCGCCTTCGACGGCGCGAAGGTCTCCAGCTGGAACGAGCTGTCCGACCACATCCGCGACACCATCGGCCCCGCCACGCTCACGGTCGTACGCGACGGCAAGCAGCAGACCCTGCACGCCGACCTGGCCAAGAACATGGTGGCGAAGAAGGACTCCAACGGGGACGTGATCCCGGACAAGTACGTTCCGGCCGGGTACCTCGGCTTCGCCGCGCTCACCGAGATCAAGCCGCTCTCCTTCGGCGCCTCGGTGGGCCGCATGGGCGACATGGTCGGGAACGGCGTCGACTCGATCATCGCCATGCCGTCCAAGATCCCGGACCTCTGGAACGCGGCCTTCGACGGCGGCGAGCGCAAGGCGGACTCCCCGGTCGGGGTGGTCGGCGCGGCCCGGATCGGCGGTGAGGTGATGACGCTGCACGTACCGGCGCAGAACCAGCTGGCGATGATGCTGTTCCTGCTGGCCGGTTTCAACCTCTCGCTGTTCCTCTTCAACATGCTGCCGCTGCTGCCGCTGGACGGCGGACACATCGCGGGGGCCCTGTGGGAGGCGCTGCGGCGCAATCTGGCCAAGGTCTTCAAGCGGCCGGATCCGGGCCCGTTCGACGTGGCGAAGCTGATGCCCGTCGCCTACGTCGTCGCCGGGGTGTTCATCTGTTTCACCCTGCTCGTCCTGGTCGCCGACATCGTCAACCCGGTCAAAATCACCTGATACCGGTCGGAAACGGCCCCGGGCCGGACGTTCCGGGACGGCCGCACACCTTCCGTGTGCGGCCGTCCGCTTTGGGTGGTTCGTGGGCGCGGGTGTTCGTGTGGCGCCCGGGGTGACGTAATCTCGGAGGCCGAAGCCCGGTGATCCGGGACCTCGATCCACCCTTGGGGATGCACTGCGCATGACTGCGATTTCTCTCGGAATGCCGGACGTTCCGACCAAGCTCGCCGACCGGAGGGTCAGCCGCAAGATCCAGGTCGGCACGGTCGCCGTCGGCGGGGACGCACCGGTGTCGGTGCAGTCGATGACGACGACGCGGACCTCGGACATCGGGGCGACGCTCCAGCAGATCGCCGAGCTGACGGCGTCGGGCTGCCAGATCGTACGGGTGGCGTGCCCCACACAGGACGACGCGGACGCCCTGGCCACGATCGCGAAGAAGTCGCAGATCCCCGTCATCGCGGACATCCACTTCCAGCCGAAGTACGTGTTCGCGGCGATCGACGCCGGGTGCGCGGCGGTGCGGGTGAACCCCGGGAACATCAAGCAGTTCGACGACAAGGTGAAGGAGATCGCGCACGCGGCCTCCGACGCCGGCACGCCGATCCGTATCGGGGTCAACGCGGGCTCCCTGGACGCGCGGCTGCTGAAGAAGTACGGAAAGGCCACCCCGGAGGCGCTGGTGGAGTCGGCGCTCTGGGAGGCGTCGCTCTTCGAGGAGCACGGCTTCCGTGACATCAAGATCTCGGTCAAGCACAACGACCCGGTGATCATGGTCAACGCCTACCGGCAGCTCGCCGCGCAGTCGGACTACCCGCTGCACCTCGGGGTGACGGAGGCCGGTCCGGCCTTCCAGGGCACCATCAAGTCCGCCGTCGCGTTCGGTGCGCTGCTCAGCGAGGGCATCGGCGACACGATCCGCGTCTCGCTCTCGGCGCCGCCCGCCGAGGAGGTCAAGGTGGGCATCCAGATCCTGGAGTCCCTGAACCTCAAGCAGCGCCGTCTGGAGATCGTCTCCTGCCCGTCCTGCGGGCGGGCGCAGGTGGACGTGTACAAGCTGGCCGACCAGGTCTCCGCAGGCCTGGAGGGCATGGAAGTACCGCTGCGCGTGGCCGTGATGGGCTGTGTCGTCAATGGTCCGGGTGAGGCACGCGAGGCCGATCTGGGTGTGGCGTCCGGCAACGGCAAGGGCCAGATCTTCGTCAAGGGCGAGGTCATCAAGACCGTCCCCGAGTCGAAGATCGTCGAGACCCTCATCGAAGAGGCCATGAAGATCGCCGAGCAGATGGAGCGGGACGGCATCCCCTCCGGTGAGCCCGAGGTCTCCATCAGCTGATCCGGGTCCGTACCCGGGAAGCCCCGTCCACCAGGTGGACGGGGCTTCTTCCATGCACGGCGCCCGGCCGACACGCCAGGTACAGTGCGGAGATCAGCAGACAGTATGGTGAGGCCCCACGTGTTGACGCAGACCACCACCCGGGTCCTCGAACCCAGCGATCTCGACGCGGCGCTCGCACTGCTCCACAGCGAGCCCGTCGTCAATGCCTTCGTGACCTCCCGCGTTCAGGTCGCCGGGCTCGACCCCTGGCGCCTCGGCGGCGAGATGTGGGGCTGGTACACGGAGGGGCGGCTCCGCTCGCTCTGTTACTCCGGCGCCAACCTCGTCCCGATCTGCGCGGGCCCCGACGCGGTACGCGCCTTCGCGGACCGGGCCCGGAAGGCCGGCCGCCGCTGTTCCTCCATCGTCGGTCCCGCCGAGCCCACCGCGCTGCTCTGGCGACTGCTCGAACCGAGCTGGGGCCCCGCCCGTGACGTCCGCGCCAATCAGCCGCTGATGGTCACCGAACAGCCCTCGGCCGACATCGCCCCCGATCCGCTCGTCCGCCGGATCCGCCGCGACGAGCTGGATGTGGTCATGCCCGCCTGCGTGGCCATGTTCACCGAGGAGGTCGGTGTGTCACCTATGGCCGGGGACGGCGGGCTGCTCTACCAGGCCCGCGTCGCCGAACTCGTGGGCTCCGGCCGCTCCTTCGCCCGCATCGAGGACGGCAAGGTCGTCTTCAAGGCCGAGATCGGCGCCGCCACTTCGCTGGCCTGCCAGATCCAGGGTGTCTGGGTCGCCCCCGAGTACCGCGGCCGTGGACTCTCCGAAACGGGCATGGCCGCGGTGCTGGAGTACGCGCTCGCCGATGTCGCCCCCGTGGTCAGTCTCTACGTCAACGACTTCAACTCCGCCGCGCGCGCGGCCTACCGGCGGGTCGGCTTCCGCGAGGTCGGCGCCTTCATGAGTGTGCTCTTCTGAGACGAGCCCCACAGGGGGCGGTTCGGCCGTTTCGCGGCGTTTGACATCAGCGAGCCTTATGGTCGATAAAGAAATCCCTTTGGTGTGAGCCTCACGCGGTGTCCGATCCCTCGTGGTGTGACAACCGACAACCGACGAGCGTCCGAGCGAATGAGTGCTGCCATGTCCGGTCCCGAAGTCCCCGCCGTACCCGCTGTCCCCGCCGGCTCCGGCGAGCAGGCATGGGAGGCCTGGCGTGCGGAACGGCACCGCTCCGTCACCGGCCCCACCGGAAACCTGGCACTCGTCGAGACCCGCTGGCTGCCCGCGGGGGAACGCCCCGACCTCGACGCGGTCCGGGCAGGACAGCCGGAGACCGTGACGGTCACCGCGGTCGAGCGCACCGACATGGTCAGCGGAGAGCCGGAGTACGGACTGCGCGTCTGGGACGCGGCCTCCCCCGCCGTCCGGCACTTCGAGCACATCGACGTCTTCCCGTACGACCCCGAGTGGGTACGGGAGGCCGAGTACATCCCGGTGCCCGGCGCGCGCCGGGTGGGGTTCGAGCACATCAGGGACAACGGCGGCAGCCGCGACCTCGTCGTCCCGGGCGACATCGTGCTCACCGTCGACGGCACGCCGTACACGCTGAGCGCCTTCGACGACGACGGCACCCTGCTGCTGGTCCTCGGCGACCCGACCAACGGCGACTCGACGTACGGAGCCGGGCGCTTCCTCTTCGTCACCCACACCGGTGACGGCAAGGTGCTCCTCGACTTCAACCGTGCCTTCGTGCCGCCCTGCGGATTCTCCGACCAGTACAACTGCCCGATGCCGCCCCGGCAGAACCGCTTCCACCTGCCCGTCGAGGCGGGCGAGAAGCTTCCCGTCTTCCGCGAGGGTTTCCCCGCCCACTGACCACTCGCCGACCAGCCACCGATCGGGGCCGGCGGGGGAGTACCGGGACTCCCGGCGTGACCCGTCCGGGGCCAGGTAGTCTCCCGTCATGGTGCGCTTCCCCGGGGACCGGCCCCCGAACCAGGACGACGTCGGGATCGGTCCGGTCGATCTCGACGGGCGCGTGGACGAGGCGCTGGCCGTGCAGGCGCTCGCGTTCGGGCTGAGCGAGGCCGAGGTCTCCGTACGCCGCCACATCGTGCTGCGGCATCTGCAGAACCCGGGCGCCCGTGCCCTGGGTGCGACGACCCGCACCGGGCGGCTCGTCGGCTTCGTCTACGGGATGCCCAACGACCGCTCCCACTGGTGGTCCACGGTGGTCGAGCCGTACCTGCACAACACCGGCTGCGACTCCTGGCTCGACGATGCCTTCGTCATCACCGAACTGCACGTCCACCCCGGCTTCCAGGGCCGCGGCATCGGCCGCGGGCTGATCACCACGATCACCGACAGCGCCGGCCAGCCGCGCTCCATCCTGTCGGCGATCGACAAGGAGAGCCCCGCCCGCAGCCTCTACCGGACCCTGGGATACCGGGACCTCGCGCGCCGGGTCCACTTCCCGAGCGCGGCGATGCCGTACGCCGTGATGGGCGCCCCGCTCCCGCTGAACAGGCCCGGTCGGCCCGGTCCCGCCCACGGGACCGATTTCCGCCCGCCCACCGGGCCCGGCTAACCTCCTGACATCACCGACGGGGGTCCGGGGGGTCTCCCCCGGAAAACACAGCCAAGCAGGAGAGTCACCATGGCCCAGGTCCAGCGCATGTCCCGGTTGATGGTCAAGACCTTGCGCGACGACCCGGCGGACGCGGAGACGCTCAGCCACAAGCTGCTGGTCCGCGCCGGATACGTACGCCGCAACGCCGCCGGGATCTGGTCCTGGCTGCCGCTGGGCAAGAAGGTCCTGGACAACGTCTCCCGCGTCGTGCGCGAGGAGATGGACGCCATCGGGGCGCAGGAGGTCCTGCTGCCCGCGCTGCTGCCCAAGGAGGCGTACGAGGCGTCCGGCCGCTGGGAGGAGTACGGCGACCTGCTCTTCCGCCTCAAGGACCGCAAGGGCGGTGACTACCTCCTCGGCCCGACCCACGAGGAGATCTTCACCCAGACCGTCAAGGACCAGTGCTCGTCCTACAAGGACCTGCCGGTGATGCTCTACCAGATCCAGACGAAGTACCGGGACGAGGCGCGTCCGCGCTCCGGTGTGCTGCGCGGCCGTGAGTTCCAGATGAAGGACTCGTACTCGTTCGACACCACGGACGAGGGCCTGGCCGAGTCCTACCGCCTGCACCGTGAGGCGTACATCAAGATCTTCCAGCGGCTCGGTCTCGACCACCGCATCGTCTCCGCGGTCTCCGGCGCGATGGGCGGCTCGGCCTCCGAGGAGTTCCTGGCCCCGGCCGCGGCGGGCGAGGACACCTTCGCGGACTGCCCGTCCTGTGCCTACGCGGCGAACACCGAAGCCGTGACCTTCGAGGCCCCGCCGGTGGCGGACCAGCAGCACGGCCCGGTCGAGGAGCTGGACACCCCCGACACCCCCACCATCGAGACCCTGGCGGCGCACCTCGGTGTCCCCGCCGCCGACACGCTGAAGAACCTGCTGGTGAAGGTGGACGGCGAGATCGTGGCCGTCGGCGTCCCCGGCCACCGCGAGGTGGACCTCGGCAAGCTGGGCGAGCACCTGGCCCCCGCCGTGGTCGAACTCGTCACCGCCGAGGACTTCCAGGACCGTCCCGACCTGGTACGCGGCTACGTCGGCCCGCAGGGCCTGGAGAAGGTCCGCTACATCGCCGACCCGCGGGTCGCGGCCGGCACGGCCTGGATCACCGGCGCCAACAAGCCCGGCAAGCACGCCCGCAACGTCGTCGCCGGACGCGACTTCGAGGTCGACGACTACCT from Streptomyces sp. NBC_01267 harbors:
- the dxr gene encoding 1-deoxy-D-xylulose-5-phosphate reductoisomerase; translated protein: MGGMSDSPVTLADPHIVFDPTEGRRDIVVLGSTGSIGTQAIDLVLRNPDRFRVTALSAAGGRVTLLAEQARRLRVRTVAVAREDTVPALREALEAEYGSEPLPEILAGPEAATELAASDCHTVLNGITGSIGLAPTLAALRAGRTLALANKESLIVGGPLVKALARPGQIIPVDSEHAALFQALAAGKRADVRKLIVTASGGPFRGRTRAELADVTPDAALAHPTWAMGPVITVNSATLVNKGLEVIEAHLLYDVPFDRIEVVVHPQSYVHSMVEFTDGSTLAQATPPDMSGPIAVGLGWPQRVPDAAPAFDWSKASSWEFFPLDTEAFPSVGLARHVGSLGGTAPAVFNAANEECVDAFLAGKLPFNGIMDTVTAVVTEHGEPRTGTSLTVADVLHAETWARARSRELAQKATAEARA
- a CDS encoding M50 family metallopeptidase → MTTILLTVIGIVIFVFGLLFSIAWHELGHLSTAKLFGIRVPQYMVGFGPTIWSRKKGDTEYGVKAIPAGGYIRMIGMFPPGPDGRIESRSTSPWRSMVEDARSAAFEELEEGDEQRLFYTRKPWKRVIVMFAGPFMNLILAVVIFVGVAMSFGFETQTTKVAGVQQCVISQSEKRQTCQKGDAVSPAKAAGLKAGDKIVAFDGAKVSSWNELSDHIRDTIGPATLTVVRDGKQQTLHADLAKNMVAKKDSNGDVIPDKYVPAGYLGFAALTEIKPLSFGASVGRMGDMVGNGVDSIIAMPSKIPDLWNAAFDGGERKADSPVGVVGAARIGGEVMTLHVPAQNQLAMMLFLLAGFNLSLFLFNMLPLLPLDGGHIAGALWEALRRNLAKVFKRPDPGPFDVAKLMPVAYVVAGVFICFTLLVLVADIVNPVKIT
- a CDS encoding DUF1684 domain-containing protein is translated as MSGPEVPAVPAVPAGSGEQAWEAWRAERHRSVTGPTGNLALVETRWLPAGERPDLDAVRAGQPETVTVTAVERTDMVSGEPEYGLRVWDAASPAVRHFEHIDVFPYDPEWVREAEYIPVPGARRVGFEHIRDNGGSRDLVVPGDIVLTVDGTPYTLSAFDDDGTLLLVLGDPTNGDSTYGAGRFLFVTHTGDGKVLLDFNRAFVPPCGFSDQYNCPMPPRQNRFHLPVEAGEKLPVFREGFPAH
- a CDS encoding proline--tRNA ligase, with product MAQVQRMSRLMVKTLRDDPADAETLSHKLLVRAGYVRRNAAGIWSWLPLGKKVLDNVSRVVREEMDAIGAQEVLLPALLPKEAYEASGRWEEYGDLLFRLKDRKGGDYLLGPTHEEIFTQTVKDQCSSYKDLPVMLYQIQTKYRDEARPRSGVLRGREFQMKDSYSFDTTDEGLAESYRLHREAYIKIFQRLGLDHRIVSAVSGAMGGSASEEFLAPAAAGEDTFADCPSCAYAANTEAVTFEAPPVADQQHGPVEELDTPDTPTIETLAAHLGVPAADTLKNLLVKVDGEIVAVGVPGHREVDLGKLGEHLAPAVVELVTAEDFQDRPDLVRGYVGPQGLEKVRYIADPRVAAGTAWITGANKPGKHARNVVAGRDFEVDDYLDVVVVEAGDPCPSCGAGLKLDRAIEIGHIFQLGRKYADTFQLDVLGQQGKPVRVTMGSYGIGVSRAVAALAEQSADEKGLCWSAEVAPADVHVVAAGKALQTELALDVAEKLNAAGVRVLVDDRPGVSPGVKFTDSELIGVPTILVAGRRSADGVLELKDRRTGEREELTVDEAIARIVG
- the ispG gene encoding flavodoxin-dependent (E)-4-hydroxy-3-methylbut-2-enyl-diphosphate synthase; the protein is MTAISLGMPDVPTKLADRRVSRKIQVGTVAVGGDAPVSVQSMTTTRTSDIGATLQQIAELTASGCQIVRVACPTQDDADALATIAKKSQIPVIADIHFQPKYVFAAIDAGCAAVRVNPGNIKQFDDKVKEIAHAASDAGTPIRIGVNAGSLDARLLKKYGKATPEALVESALWEASLFEEHGFRDIKISVKHNDPVIMVNAYRQLAAQSDYPLHLGVTEAGPAFQGTIKSAVAFGALLSEGIGDTIRVSLSAPPAEEVKVGIQILESLNLKQRRLEIVSCPSCGRAQVDVYKLADQVSAGLEGMEVPLRVAVMGCVVNGPGEAREADLGVASGNGKGQIFVKGEVIKTVPESKIVETLIEEAMKIAEQMERDGIPSGEPEVSIS
- a CDS encoding GNAT family N-acetyltransferase is translated as MVRPHVLTQTTTRVLEPSDLDAALALLHSEPVVNAFVTSRVQVAGLDPWRLGGEMWGWYTEGRLRSLCYSGANLVPICAGPDAVRAFADRARKAGRRCSSIVGPAEPTALLWRLLEPSWGPARDVRANQPLMVTEQPSADIAPDPLVRRIRRDELDVVMPACVAMFTEEVGVSPMAGDGGLLYQARVAELVGSGRSFARIEDGKVVFKAEIGAATSLACQIQGVWVAPEYRGRGLSETGMAAVLEYALADVAPVVSLYVNDFNSAARAAYRRVGFREVGAFMSVLF
- a CDS encoding GNAT family N-acetyltransferase, with amino-acid sequence MVRFPGDRPPNQDDVGIGPVDLDGRVDEALAVQALAFGLSEAEVSVRRHIVLRHLQNPGARALGATTRTGRLVGFVYGMPNDRSHWWSTVVEPYLHNTGCDSWLDDAFVITELHVHPGFQGRGIGRGLITTITDSAGQPRSILSAIDKESPARSLYRTLGYRDLARRVHFPSAAMPYAVMGAPLPLNRPGRPGPAHGTDFRPPTGPG